The following are encoded together in the Planctomycetota bacterium genome:
- a CDS encoding glycosyltransferase produces the protein MLIEGWRFLPHSYAIVNQFQCLQFLREPDVALRHHDVPFLQPNWKATKGLFDESAEAAIRAIPDRAAGEKPDALLRVSFPYNLSPSDARRTVVFGTAEFRCVPAKYIAGKRPLSEAIKEGDAIIVTPSNWSREGFIHSGADPRRVVVVPHGVDASIFHPIDPDRRAAMRAERGLEGFVFLTLGAMNATKRMDALLKAFAVVVRKHPHARLVLKGLGELYASQEMLKSQAASLTEAEVALIHSRMHYIESTLTFADMARLYQMADAYVSPYSAEGFNLPVLEAIASGLPVICTRGGSTDDFTTEDFALRVDAKRVAVQQTDDAGGFELRVDFDHLVHQMLCAVESPDLAAKARVAGPAFTAAGFTWGHATRKLLGVLFEPSLCPF, from the coding sequence CTGCTGATCGAAGGGTGGAGGTTCCTGCCCCACTCCTACGCGATCGTGAACCAGTTTCAGTGCCTGCAGTTTCTGCGTGAGCCGGACGTGGCGCTGCGGCACCATGACGTTCCCTTTCTCCAACCAAATTGGAAGGCGACCAAGGGTTTGTTCGATGAATCCGCCGAGGCCGCGATCCGCGCCATTCCTGATCGGGCCGCGGGGGAGAAGCCGGACGCGCTGCTGCGGGTTTCCTTTCCCTACAACCTGAGTCCCTCGGACGCGCGCCGCACCGTGGTCTTCGGCACCGCCGAATTCCGATGCGTCCCCGCCAAGTACATCGCCGGCAAGCGCCCGTTGTCGGAGGCAATCAAGGAGGGCGACGCCATCATCGTCACCCCCTCCAACTGGTCGCGCGAGGGGTTCATCCACAGCGGCGCCGATCCGCGGCGCGTGGTGGTGGTGCCCCACGGCGTCGACGCCTCCATCTTTCATCCCATCGATCCCGACCGGCGTGCCGCGATGCGCGCCGAGCGCGGCCTGGAGGGATTCGTCTTTCTGACCCTGGGCGCGATGAACGCCACCAAGCGCATGGACGCGCTGCTCAAGGCCTTCGCCGTCGTGGTGCGAAAGCATCCGCACGCGCGACTGGTCCTGAAGGGCCTGGGCGAACTCTACGCCTCGCAGGAGATGCTCAAGTCGCAGGCCGCCTCGCTCACCGAAGCGGAGGTCGCGCTCATCCATTCGCGGATGCACTACATCGAAAGCACCCTGACCTTCGCCGACATGGCGCGGCTCTATCAGATGGCGGACGCCTACGTCTCTCCCTACTCGGCCGAGGGTTTCAATCTGCCGGTGCTGGAGGCGATCGCCAGCGGCCTGCCCGTGATCTGCACCCGGGGCGGTTCCACCGATGACTTCACGACGGAGGACTTCGCCCTGCGCGTCGACGCCAAGCGGGTCGCCGTCCAGCAGACCGACGACGCCGGCGGCTTCGAGCTGCGGGTCGACTTCGACCACCTCGTCCACCAGATGCTTTGCGCGGTCGAATCACCCGACCTGGCCGCGAAGGCTCGGGTGGCCGGACCGGCGTTCACGGCGGCGGGGTTCACCTGGGGGCACGCGACCCGGAAACTGCTTGGAGTTCTCTTCGAACCCTCTTTATGCCCTTTTTGA
- a CDS encoding VOC family protein gives MTAITTQPVSTGSHTSQPCVHGEFCWHECSSRDLKGAEHFYATLFEATAAPCPASPTAYTILSKEGHATFGLMGMGPEYPKEIPAHWMGYIAVDDLDATFANVATLGGKVIVPPKDITIGRFCMFRDPTGAHVSLFQAHPGKTDGVNWSGDGLVGWNELMTTDPKSAVAFYTKLLGWTVTESTTLGFPYWMFASHGRTVAGLMARNPKDKSPSHWLQYVQVADIDSSVLRAKQLGGAAAGATMDIPGIGRVAAFTDPNGASFAMWQPAKSGCCSSSGCGCGS, from the coding sequence ATGACCGCGATCACCACCCAACCCGTTTCAACCGGCTCCCACACATCCCAGCCCTGCGTGCACGGGGAATTCTGCTGGCATGAATGCTCCAGTCGCGATCTGAAGGGCGCTGAACACTTCTACGCGACGCTCTTCGAAGCGACAGCGGCGCCTTGTCCCGCGAGCCCGACGGCCTACACGATTCTCTCCAAGGAAGGCCACGCCACCTTCGGCCTGATGGGCATGGGTCCCGAGTATCCCAAGGAAATCCCGGCCCATTGGATGGGCTACATCGCCGTGGACGACCTCGACGCCACCTTCGCCAATGTGGCCACGCTGGGCGGAAAGGTGATCGTTCCCCCCAAGGACATCACCATCGGCCGCTTCTGCATGTTCCGCGATCCCACCGGCGCGCATGTCAGCCTCTTTCAGGCCCATCCCGGCAAGACTGACGGCGTGAACTGGAGCGGCGACGGTCTCGTGGGCTGGAACGAGCTCATGACCACCGACCCCAAGAGCGCGGTCGCCTTCTACACCAAGCTGCTGGGATGGACCGTGACCGAAAGCACCACGCTCGGCTTCCCCTATTGGATGTTCGCAAGCCATGGGCGCACCGTCGCCGGCTTGATGGCAAGGAATCCGAAGGACAAGTCGCCATCGCACTGGCTGCAGTACGTGCAGGTCGCGGACATCGACTCGAGCGTCCTGCGCGCCAAGCAGCTCGGCGGCGCCGCCGCCGGCGCCACGATGGACATTCCCGGCATCGGCCGCGTCGCCGCCTTCACCGACCCCAACGGCGCGAGCTTCGCGATGTGGCAGCCGGCCAAGAGCGGATGCTGCTCCTCGAGCGGCTGTGGCTGCGGCTCCTGA
- a CDS encoding MMPL family transporter, which produces MSAPTPERQRRRVRLMDWLYRVIAARSKWIIAALALSTVVCAWLSWTYLKLDADTDSLIGENQPFLKDYRRFKHDFGDLEYVIAVVDPRGDSAAADRAVRALTTKLAALPSVSKVHGFIDAQDQWRLAPRAMADAELAGLADAAEALPILAARPTLGTLLAEGDRRIALLLDRGSSMDDATRRPLAASAFLLLGAAASGQPGAAPLDLSLPRETIWLTNEGGQLRLVLVLPVKNYESLAVVDESLVQMRRVIEEIQAQEPAVEIGLTGKPVLQADEMETTNSDMNLASMVALGLCAALFMAVFRGVKRPLFAVAAFLAGSALTYGAALLMIGSLNLLSVVFMLVLVGVGLDYGIHMIARYLEGLRHLEAPESVRHMMRTATPSMLAGAAVSSGTFLIAIFVPMQGLRELGIISGVGLLLCGATMAVGLPALLLCFDRRSDKDRERRSFFISRAAHSETLPAPARKSRHWMFVALSMAAMVAGVVIAWERVGFESNLLKLQAANLPSVGWQRRLQTEGGNSTWFGAVMTDSFDEVAPLVEKASAQPLIGQTRSVLDFVKPDSPKREALRRAIAKASALPQAVPVDRPLPELARRAADRVDSLANGANTAGAPAADIAFIRNLALSLHALQTALEGNAPEALARAEPGLALAANAAQQLQIGAGLSIRESLPPAVRDSFTSENNRYATLLHPKEDIWEPGAMAPFVAAMREVDPSVTGAPITVFESMQLMRASFLWQGLIASAFVLALLYVDFHSVRLMALAFLSLLAGLGWTVGLMGVLNIPFTLANFFAIPIMIGLGIDSAIHITHRVMEGGLTLGFGSTRRAVVVTALTTTIGFGTLLFAQHRGLRGLGEVMTLASLCCLVSSVWLLPSLLRCAGCDKFK; this is translated from the coding sequence TTGAGCGCCCCCACGCCAGAGCGGCAGCGCCGCCGCGTCCGCCTGATGGATTGGCTCTACCGCGTCATCGCCGCCCGCTCCAAATGGATCATCGCCGCGCTGGCGCTTTCGACGGTCGTGTGTGCCTGGCTGAGCTGGACCTACCTCAAATTGGACGCCGACACGGATTCGCTGATCGGCGAGAACCAGCCTTTCCTGAAGGATTACCGACGCTTCAAGCATGACTTCGGCGATCTCGAATATGTCATCGCGGTGGTCGATCCGCGCGGCGACTCCGCCGCGGCCGACCGCGCGGTGCGCGCCTTGACGACGAAACTGGCGGCGCTGCCGAGCGTCTCCAAAGTGCACGGCTTCATCGACGCCCAGGACCAGTGGCGTCTCGCCCCCCGCGCGATGGCGGACGCGGAACTCGCCGGACTCGCGGATGCGGCCGAGGCGCTTCCCATCCTCGCGGCTCGGCCCACGCTGGGGACGCTCCTGGCCGAAGGCGACCGGCGGATCGCGCTACTGCTCGACCGCGGTTCATCAATGGACGACGCGACGCGGCGCCCCCTGGCCGCCAGCGCCTTCCTGCTGCTGGGCGCGGCCGCAAGCGGACAGCCGGGAGCTGCGCCACTGGATCTCTCGCTGCCGCGCGAGACGATCTGGCTGACCAACGAAGGCGGGCAGCTGCGCCTGGTGCTGGTGCTGCCGGTGAAGAACTACGAGTCGCTCGCCGTGGTGGACGAGTCGCTGGTGCAGATGCGCCGGGTGATCGAGGAGATCCAGGCCCAGGAGCCCGCGGTCGAGATCGGCCTGACCGGCAAGCCCGTGCTGCAGGCGGACGAGATGGAGACCACCAACTCCGACATGAACCTGGCATCGATGGTGGCGCTGGGTCTCTGCGCCGCGCTCTTCATGGCGGTCTTCCGCGGGGTGAAGCGCCCGCTCTTCGCCGTGGCGGCCTTTCTCGCCGGATCCGCGCTGACTTATGGTGCGGCCTTGCTGATGATCGGCAGCCTGAACCTGCTGAGCGTGGTCTTCATGCTGGTCCTGGTGGGCGTCGGACTGGACTACGGCATCCACATGATCGCCCGCTACCTGGAGGGATTGCGACACTTGGAGGCCCCGGAGAGCGTGCGACACATGATGCGCACCGCGACGCCCAGCATGCTGGCCGGCGCCGCGGTGAGCTCCGGCACCTTCCTGATCGCCATCTTCGTGCCCATGCAGGGGCTGCGCGAGCTCGGCATCATCTCGGGCGTGGGGCTTCTGCTGTGCGGGGCGACCATGGCGGTCGGCTTGCCGGCGCTGCTGCTCTGCTTCGACCGGCGCTCGGACAAGGATCGCGAGCGGCGGTCGTTCTTCATTTCGCGGGCGGCGCACTCGGAAACGCTCCCCGCCCCGGCGCGCAAGAGCCGCCACTGGATGTTTGTTGCACTCTCGATGGCGGCCATGGTCGCCGGCGTGGTGATCGCCTGGGAGCGCGTGGGTTTTGAAAGCAATCTGCTCAAGCTTCAGGCGGCGAACTTGCCCAGCGTCGGTTGGCAGCGGCGGCTGCAGACCGAGGGCGGCAACTCGACCTGGTTTGGCGCGGTGATGACCGATTCGTTCGACGAAGTGGCGCCCCTGGTTGAGAAGGCGAGCGCACAGCCGTTGATCGGGCAGACCCGCAGCGTGCTCGACTTTGTCAAGCCCGATTCGCCGAAGCGCGAGGCGCTGCGTCGCGCGATCGCCAAGGCCAGCGCGCTGCCGCAGGCGGTTCCCGTCGACCGGCCGCTGCCGGAGCTCGCCCGGCGCGCCGCCGATCGAGTGGACTCCCTTGCAAATGGTGCCAACACCGCCGGAGCCCCCGCCGCCGACATCGCGTTCATCCGCAATCTTGCCCTTTCGCTCCACGCGCTCCAGACCGCCCTCGAAGGCAATGCACCGGAGGCCCTGGCCCGTGCCGAGCCGGGCCTGGCCCTTGCCGCCAACGCGGCGCAGCAGCTTCAGATCGGTGCGGGACTGTCGATCCGCGAGTCGCTGCCTCCCGCGGTGCGTGATTCGTTCACGAGCGAGAACAACCGCTACGCGACCCTGCTGCATCCGAAGGAGGACATCTGGGAACCCGGCGCCATGGCCCCCTTCGTCGCGGCGATGCGCGAGGTGGATCCTTCGGTGACCGGCGCGCCGATCACGGTCTTCGAAAGCATGCAGCTTATGAGGGCGAGTTTCCTGTGGCAGGGCCTGATCGCCAGCGCCTTCGTGCTGGCATTGCTCTACGTTGACTTCCACTCGGTCCGGCTCATGGCGCTCGCCTTCCTGAGCCTGCTCGCCGGACTCGGCTGGACCGTCGGGCTCATGGGAGTGCTCAACATCCCCTTCACGCTGGCCAACTTCTTCGCCATTCCGATCATGATCGGACTGGGCATCGACAGCGCGATCCACATCACCCACCGCGTGATGGAGGGTGGGCTCACCCTCGGCTTCGGCAGCACGCGCCGCGCCGTGGTGGTGACGGCTCTGACCACGACGATCGGCTTTGGAACGCTGCTCTTCGCCCAGCACCGCGGCCTGCGCGGCCTGGGCGAGGTCATGACCCTCGCCAGCCTCTGCTGCCTGGTCTCGTCGGTGTGGCTGCTGCCCTCGCTGCTGCGTTGCGCGGGCTGCGACAAATTCAAGTGA
- the ribF gene encoding riboflavin biosynthesis protein RibF yields MRAITIGNFDGVHAGHQALLAEARVRAGRTGEVVAVTLESHPASLLNPSHVPPSVQTLQERRDWLLKCGADRVHVLATTAELLAMDAAEFIAWLRKDLPFEFIVEGRDFRFGRGREGDLAALRAMGSRLGFEVAEVAAVEVCLGDSSVAAASSSLLRWLIQNGRVEDAAKVMARPYQLTGRVEQGDQRGRTLGWPTANVATQGQLLPGDGIYAGIATLPSGARRRAAISVGTKPTFGRAARTVEAFLLDHTAPLDDYGWTLTLEFSRWLREQSRFDGVEALLEQMNRDTQRTRLEIADELVLA; encoded by the coding sequence TTGCGCGCAATCACCATTGGCAACTTTGACGGCGTTCATGCGGGGCATCAGGCCCTGCTGGCAGAGGCCCGCGTTCGGGCAGGTCGGACCGGCGAGGTCGTGGCGGTGACACTTGAGTCCCACCCCGCATCGCTGCTCAATCCATCCCACGTTCCGCCCAGTGTCCAGACGCTTCAAGAACGCCGTGACTGGCTCCTGAAGTGCGGCGCGGACCGGGTGCATGTCCTTGCGACCACCGCCGAACTGCTGGCCATGGACGCGGCGGAATTCATCGCATGGCTTCGCAAAGATCTTCCCTTTGAGTTCATCGTCGAGGGGCGGGATTTCCGCTTTGGCCGAGGGCGCGAAGGGGATCTGGCGGCGCTGCGTGCAATGGGATCGCGGCTTGGCTTTGAGGTCGCCGAAGTGGCGGCGGTCGAAGTTTGCCTGGGGGATTCCTCTGTCGCGGCGGCGAGCAGCTCGCTGCTGCGCTGGCTGATTCAGAATGGACGCGTGGAGGACGCCGCAAAAGTCATGGCCCGGCCCTACCAGTTGACTGGTCGCGTCGAGCAGGGTGACCAGCGCGGCCGCACGCTCGGGTGGCCGACGGCGAATGTCGCCACGCAGGGTCAGTTGCTTCCCGGCGATGGCATCTACGCGGGCATCGCCACGCTGCCATCGGGCGCGCGCCGCCGCGCGGCAATCAGCGTGGGAACCAAGCCGACCTTCGGCCGCGCCGCCCGCACCGTCGAGGCCTTTCTGCTCGACCACACGGCGCCGCTGGACGACTATGGATGGACGCTGACGCTGGAATTTTCGCGCTGGCTGCGCGAGCAGAGCCGATTTGACGGCGTGGAAGCCCTTCTTGAGCAAATGAACCGGGACACGCAACGGACGCGCCTGGAAATAGCCGATGAATTGGTGCTGGCATGA
- a CDS encoding NAD-glutamate dehydrogenase, giving the protein MRSSETPAVTSAPPTTPLINELSQQFKATAESVVPWFLSQMPPMYFQDTTPDRVQNHLRAIIAAKASKAPLDLTIRSDDGKEWTMIRPGNRVGVLSEIVAQLPMNEPLRAATIHATLDGSLVVDTFELGERVPFNPRDPAQAAKVDSVIKWASEHGLDWSEKDIRSYVAGASADYVLTLTPLRLSRHAALFREVSGTDGARTELEQEADPTQSRISIAFSNARTRTMLERTAMVLARAKISIFRAYLDQVKDAPHGQVTLLAFVVQTEDGKQIDPKSDIWKKVSHDIARVKWINYDILELANRHPGLDLNRAEAVMGLCHLVHQMLVHQDRLAFQSQVILEAAEESMDISLRIVDLLAARFDPTKPMDDAAFASAVKVIQTSLEFLRPPGWNTVLMGMLRAVQATLRTNYHLPQRFGFALRLKPELLQDELRPNLPFGVFFVSGRGFNGFHVRFKEIARGGLRLVRPRDAAQHARESDRLYDEVYALASAQQQKNKDIPEGGAKCALLLEPPSDPTRCVKSFVDCMLDLITPEPGTRAKVIDKLGIEEFIYLGPDENITPDHIEWIVERAKRRKYPLPTAFMSSKPNAGINHKVYGVTSEGVNVFLEVALRDRGIDPKKQPFTVKITGGPDGDVAGNMISILKRDYGTNPRITGIADGSGSGEDPDGLDIDELLRLFAEAKPIASFNKKKLGKNGRIVTVDEPDGVRLRNTLHNRLATDAFIPGGGRPSTIDERNWKEYLKPDGTPSSPLIVEGANLFLTAEARKHLSAAGTTIIKDSSANKCGVICSSYEIIACMLLSEAEFLRIKTPFVEGVLAKLREMARTEAELLLREGKARKDKSLPEISVSISKAMNDAADLIHGSMASWSAADHALARGLVLEHLPQVLLETVGARVFKDLPAPYLKWMIAKKLASTMIYSSGIDYLAGSTPEQAAAKALEFMRQSKKIQAQAELAKSLK; this is encoded by the coding sequence ATGCGCTCCTCCGAGACACCCGCCGTCACATCGGCCCCGCCCACCACTCCGCTCATCAACGAGCTCTCCCAGCAATTCAAGGCGACGGCCGAGAGCGTGGTGCCGTGGTTCCTCTCGCAGATGCCGCCGATGTATTTCCAGGACACCACGCCCGATCGCGTGCAGAACCACCTTCGCGCCATCATCGCGGCCAAGGCGAGCAAGGCGCCGCTGGACCTGACCATCCGCAGCGACGATGGCAAGGAATGGACCATGATCCGTCCGGGCAACCGCGTGGGCGTGCTCTCCGAGATCGTGGCCCAGTTGCCGATGAACGAGCCGTTGCGCGCCGCCACCATCCACGCCACGCTCGACGGCTCGCTGGTGGTCGACACCTTCGAGCTGGGTGAGCGCGTCCCCTTCAATCCCAGGGACCCCGCCCAGGCGGCCAAGGTCGACTCCGTCATCAAGTGGGCCTCCGAGCATGGCCTGGACTGGAGCGAAAAGGACATCCGCTCCTACGTCGCCGGGGCGAGCGCCGACTACGTGCTCACGCTCACGCCGCTGCGCCTCAGCCGCCACGCGGCACTCTTCCGCGAGGTGAGCGGCACCGACGGCGCCCGGACGGAGCTGGAACAGGAAGCCGACCCCACGCAGAGCCGCATCTCGATCGCCTTCTCCAACGCGCGGACGCGCACCATGCTCGAGCGCACCGCCATGGTGCTGGCACGGGCGAAAATCTCGATTTTCCGGGCCTATCTGGACCAAGTCAAGGACGCGCCGCACGGGCAGGTCACCCTGCTGGCCTTCGTGGTGCAGACCGAGGATGGCAAGCAAATCGACCCGAAGAGCGACATCTGGAAGAAGGTTTCGCACGACATCGCGCGGGTGAAGTGGATCAACTACGACATTCTCGAATTGGCCAACCGTCATCCCGGCCTCGACCTCAACCGCGCCGAAGCCGTGATGGGCCTCTGCCACCTCGTGCACCAGATGCTGGTGCACCAGGACCGACTGGCCTTCCAAAGCCAGGTGATTCTGGAAGCCGCCGAGGAGTCGATGGACATTTCGCTGCGCATCGTCGACCTGCTGGCGGCGCGCTTCGACCCGACAAAGCCGATGGACGACGCGGCCTTCGCCTCCGCCGTCAAGGTGATCCAGACCTCGCTCGAGTTCCTGCGCCCGCCCGGCTGGAACACCGTGCTCATGGGGATGCTCCGCGCCGTGCAGGCCACGCTGCGCACCAACTACCACCTGCCGCAGCGCTTTGGCTTCGCGCTGCGCCTCAAGCCCGAGCTGCTGCAGGATGAGCTGCGGCCCAACCTGCCCTTCGGCGTCTTCTTCGTCAGCGGCCGCGGCTTCAACGGCTTCCACGTCCGCTTCAAGGAGATCGCCCGCGGCGGCCTGCGCCTGGTGCGGCCGCGCGACGCCGCCCAGCACGCCCGCGAGAGCGATCGCCTCTACGACGAGGTCTACGCCCTGGCCAGCGCCCAGCAGCAGAAGAACAAGGACATTCCCGAGGGTGGCGCCAAGTGCGCCCTGCTGCTCGAGCCGCCGTCGGACCCCACCCGCTGCGTGAAGAGCTTCGTGGACTGCATGCTCGACCTCATCACCCCCGAGCCCGGCACCCGCGCCAAGGTGATCGACAAGCTCGGCATCGAGGAGTTCATCTATCTCGGGCCCGACGAGAACATCACCCCCGACCACATCGAGTGGATCGTGGAGCGTGCCAAGCGGCGGAAGTATCCGCTGCCGACCGCGTTCATGAGCAGCAAGCCCAACGCCGGCATCAACCACAAGGTCTACGGCGTCACCAGCGAGGGCGTGAACGTGTTTCTTGAGGTGGCCCTGCGCGACCGCGGCATCGACCCGAAGAAGCAGCCCTTCACGGTCAAGATCACCGGCGGACCCGACGGCGACGTCGCCGGCAACATGATCAGCATCCTGAAGCGCGACTACGGAACCAACCCGCGGATCACCGGCATCGCCGACGGCAGCGGCAGCGGCGAGGATCCCGACGGCCTGGACATCGATGAGCTGCTGCGCCTCTTCGCGGAAGCCAAGCCCATCGCCTCCTTCAACAAGAAGAAGCTGGGCAAGAACGGGCGCATCGTCACCGTAGACGAGCCCGACGGCGTCCGCCTGCGCAACACGCTGCACAACCGACTGGCCACCGACGCCTTCATCCCCGGCGGCGGCCGGCCCAGCACCATCGACGAGCGCAACTGGAAGGAATACCTCAAGCCCGACGGCACGCCCTCGAGCCCGCTGATCGTGGAGGGGGCCAATCTCTTCCTCACCGCGGAGGCCCGCAAGCACCTCAGCGCCGCGGGGACCACCATCATCAAGGACAGCTCCGCCAACAAGTGCGGCGTGATCTGCTCCAGCTACGAGATCATCGCGTGCATGCTGCTGAGCGAGGCGGAGTTTCTGCGCATCAAGACTCCGTTCGTCGAGGGTGTGCTGGCCAAGCTGCGCGAGATGGCCCGCACCGAAGCCGAGCTGCTGCTGCGCGAGGGCAAGGCCCGCAAGGACAAGTCGCTGCCTGAGATCAGCGTGAGCATCTCCAAGGCCATGAACGACGCGGCCGACCTGATCCACGGCTCGATGGCATCCTGGAGCGCGGCCGACCACGCCCTGGCTCGCGGGCTGGTGCTTGAGCATCTGCCGCAGGTGCTGCTGGAAACCGTCGGCGCCCGCGTCTTCAAGGATCTGCCCGCCCCCTACCTGAAATGGATGATCGCCAAGAAGCTCGCCAGCACCATGATCTACTCCAGCGGCATCGACTACCTCGCGGGTTCGACCCCGGAGCAGGCCGCGGCGAAGGCCCTGGAGTTCATGCGGCAAAGCAAGAAAATTCAGGCGCAGGCCGAGCTCGCGAAATCACTCAAGTGA
- a CDS encoding DHH family phosphoesterase: MRPVAATYSTTSTPRIIADRLLNARRILITSHDKPDGDAIGSVLALARALRQRGRTVDTWFSGPFDPTLQCLLGHEKPGRAPEKLPGDDYDAIAVLDTGSWGQLEHLGPWLRERRDRAVGVDHHRCGDTDFADRIVDTSCASCTQVLIPVIEALGVKFDQPGMGGAESVAEALFAGLATDTGWFRFSNADSGVFTLAARLINAGVEKDRLYRQLEENSRPQRLSLMGRALSNMRWLANNRAAIMQLHPEDFATSSGSSEDLAGVVNAPMQVGTTECSILISQTEPGVVKISFRSKPALHAGGPYVDVNRLAGEFGGGGHIHAAGARVRGELPQVAEQVAKAVERAIQNLN; this comes from the coding sequence ATGAGACCTGTGGCCGCGACCTATTCCACCACCTCGACGCCGCGAATCATCGCGGACCGGCTGCTCAACGCCCGGCGCATCCTGATCACCTCGCACGACAAGCCCGATGGCGACGCCATCGGTTCGGTGCTCGCCCTGGCTCGAGCGCTTCGGCAGCGCGGACGGACGGTCGACACCTGGTTCTCCGGTCCCTTCGATCCCACATTGCAATGCCTGCTCGGCCATGAGAAGCCGGGGCGGGCGCCGGAGAAGTTGCCCGGCGATGATTACGACGCGATCGCCGTGCTCGACACCGGCTCCTGGGGACAGCTCGAGCACCTGGGTCCGTGGCTGCGCGAGCGGCGCGACCGGGCGGTTGGAGTGGATCATCACCGCTGCGGCGACACCGATTTCGCGGATCGCATCGTGGACACGAGCTGCGCCAGCTGCACGCAGGTTTTGATTCCGGTGATCGAGGCTCTCGGCGTCAAGTTTGACCAGCCTGGAATGGGCGGCGCCGAATCGGTCGCCGAGGCACTTTTTGCGGGCCTGGCCACCGACACCGGCTGGTTCCGATTCTCCAACGCCGACTCCGGTGTGTTCACCCTGGCGGCCCGCCTGATCAACGCCGGCGTCGAGAAGGACCGCCTCTACCGGCAATTGGAGGAGAATTCGCGCCCGCAGCGACTAAGCCTGATGGGCCGCGCGCTGAGCAATATGCGTTGGCTCGCCAACAATCGCGCCGCCATCATGCAACTGCATCCGGAGGATTTCGCCACCAGCTCGGGCAGCTCCGAGGATCTGGCCGGGGTCGTCAACGCCCCGATGCAGGTGGGCACCACCGAGTGCAGCATCCTGATTTCTCAGACCGAGCCCGGTGTCGTGAAGATCAGCTTCCGAAGCAAGCCTGCCCTGCATGCGGGCGGCCCATATGTGGATGTCAACCGACTGGCGGGTGAGTTCGGCGGCGGCGGACACATCCACGCCGCAGGCGCCCGGGTGCGCGGCGAGCTGCCGCAGGTCGCGGAACAGGTCGCCAAAGCGGTCGAGCGCGCGATTCAAAATTTGAATTAA
- a CDS encoding heavy-metal-associated domain-containing protein — MHAPRHLKHWLASMLCALLAGCGSDSDPRVSSVAPVVFQYSVKGMHCQGCVDAITDKVTHIKGVVDCRVNLQDNSATVAVRDASIEPEVKNGIERLGYTVSPYAPPPPAPAPTPIEVAPGAAKSGTTP; from the coding sequence ATGCACGCGCCCCGTCACTTGAAACACTGGCTCGCTTCCATGCTCTGCGCCCTTCTCGCCGGCTGCGGCTCCGACAGTGATCCGCGCGTCAGCAGCGTGGCCCCCGTGGTGTTTCAGTATTCGGTCAAGGGAATGCACTGCCAGGGATGCGTCGATGCGATCACCGACAAGGTGACGCACATCAAGGGAGTGGTCGACTGCCGCGTCAACCTGCAGGACAACTCAGCCACGGTCGCCGTGCGCGACGCGTCGATTGAACCCGAGGTGAAGAACGGCATCGAGCGGCTGGGCTACACCGTCTCGCCCTACGCGCCCCCGCCGCCGGCCCCAGCGCCGACCCCGATCGAAGTTGCTCCCGGCGCGGCCAAGTCGGGCACGACACCTTAA